Genomic segment of Geminocystis herdmanii PCC 6308:
TCATCACCATGATAACAGCGATCCCTTAATAGATCCGATCGACTACCATAAACGCATCTGGCAAACCCCATAACTACTGACAATTAATTTGTAGGTTGGGTTGAGGAAACGAAACCCAACAAAAAACTGAGTGAAGCAGAAGAAAAATGATGATAGTTCGACTTCGCTGACTAACCGAGAGGGGAAAATTATTAGTCAAGATACAGTTTTTTCATCTTCACAGAAACTGTCGAAGGTAAAACTATCAATAAACAGATTAATAGAATTTATGGTGTTCAAAATGTCGTTAAGAAAGTCTTTTACACTCGTTTTCATAGGTAAATAACCTCCTTCAAGATTTGTTCCCCAATGTAGGGTTTTAATCCTTTTTTCATGACTAAATCAACTTGTTTTTCTAGTTTATCGCTTAGTAAATTTTGTAATTTCAAATATTTTATTAAACCGAATTTAGCTTCTGGTTTAAAAGTAACTAATAAATCTATATCACTGTCTTCTGTTTGCTCACCCCTAACATAAG
This window contains:
- a CDS encoding nucleotidyltransferase family protein, translated to MITVTENELDILKEKIKKIKLEIEKEYQIDELGLFGSYVRGEQTEDSDIDLLVTFKPEAKFGLIKYLKLQNLLSDKLEKQVDLVMKKGLKPYIGEQILKEVIYL